A DNA window from Bacteroides cellulosilyticus contains the following coding sequences:
- a CDS encoding ORF6N domain-containing protein gives MDLQIIQNKIFEIRGCRVMLDFHLAELYGVQTKVLKQAVKRNEKRFPSDFRFTMTKEEWHELVTNCDQLPESLKHSYVLPDCFTEQGVAMLSSVLRSQTAIDVNISIMRAFVLMRQMSIGYEELLKRIEELEQSTDAQFSEVYQALTQLLSKPEPKPRKPIGYRTYDE, from the coding sequence ATGGACTTACAAATCATCCAAAACAAGATTTTTGAAATCAGGGGTTGCCGTGTAATGCTTGATTTTCATTTGGCAGAACTCTATGGTGTGCAGACTAAAGTTTTGAAACAAGCCGTGAAACGTAATGAAAAACGCTTCCCATCGGATTTCCGTTTTACCATGACGAAAGAGGAATGGCACGAACTGGTCACAAATTGTGACCAGTTGCCGGAGAGCCTGAAACACAGTTATGTACTTCCCGATTGTTTTACCGAGCAGGGGGTTGCCATGCTTAGTAGTGTATTACGCAGTCAGACCGCCATAGATGTGAATATCTCTATCATGCGTGCGTTTGTCCTCATGCGCCAAATGTCAATCGGTTACGAGGAACTTCTTAAACGCATCGAAGAACTGGAACAGAGTACGGATGCACAATTCAGCGAGGTGTACCAAGCATTGACCCAGTTATTAAGCAAACCCGAACCGAAGCCACGCAAACCGATAGGATATAGAACCTATGATGAATAA
- a CDS encoding DUF4738 domain-containing protein: protein MRNVFYFWICIAMWLLSACSSQKKEDRGDIQVLMKDSVDANGLQRMQISDSKTSFTYKGKEYQSSVVRRPDDSLPVVINEQGDKFVDNSITLRITSGGKSIVDKVFTKESFASLVDAKFMKHSILEGLVYDKTTPQGIVYAASLCYPQSDLYIPLSITVSADGRISLAKEELLEDLHETDSI, encoded by the coding sequence ATGAGAAACGTATTTTACTTCTGGATATGTATAGCGATGTGGCTGTTGTCAGCTTGTTCTTCTCAGAAAAAAGAGGATAGGGGAGATATACAGGTACTGATGAAAGACAGTGTGGATGCCAATGGTTTGCAACGTATGCAGATATCTGATAGTAAGACCAGTTTTACTTATAAAGGTAAGGAGTATCAATCGAGCGTGGTTCGCAGACCGGATGACAGTTTACCTGTTGTGATTAATGAACAAGGAGATAAATTTGTTGATAACAGCATCACCCTGCGTATAACTTCCGGCGGCAAGTCTATTGTTGACAAGGTGTTTACAAAAGAGAGTTTTGCTTCGTTGGTGGATGCAAAGTTCATGAAGCATTCTATTCTTGAGGGACTGGTGTATGATAAGACCACACCTCAGGGGATCGTTTATGCGGCAAGTCTGTGCTATCCGCAGTCCGACCTTTACATTCCGCTATCGATCACTGTGTCTGCCGATGGCAGAATATCCTTGGCGAAAGAAGAATTGCTGGAAGATTTGCACGAAACAGACAGCATCTGA
- a CDS encoding site-specific integrase, which produces MKSTFKVLFYLKKGSEKKNGEVMIMARITIDGKLCQFSTKQSIHPDSWNITAGKAKGKDAGRINALLEDIKASLNNIYHEQQRRDNYVTAEKVKNEFLGHSEKHETILNLFKKHNDDVKQLVGISKTIATYRKYEVTRRHLAEFIQSKYNLSDISIKEISPMLITDFELYLRTACKCGYNTTAKFMQFFKRIIIIARNNGILVGDPFASYKIRLEKVDRGYLSEDEIKIILKKKMVSERLEQVRDVFIFSCFTGLAYIDVSNLKQDNIRKSFDGKLWIITKRQKTNTDVNVPLLDIPKMILKKYKDKLPDGKILPIISNQKLNAYLKEIADVCGIKKNLTFHLARHTFATTTTLAKGVPIETVSKMLGHTNIETTQIYARITNSKIGNDMQGLDKKFVGIEKIYKEAL; this is translated from the coding sequence ATGAAGAGTACATTTAAAGTCCTTTTCTATTTAAAGAAAGGCTCTGAAAAAAAGAACGGTGAAGTTATGATTATGGCAAGAATTACCATTGACGGTAAATTATGCCAGTTCAGTACAAAGCAAAGTATTCATCCCGATAGCTGGAATATAACAGCGGGAAAAGCCAAAGGCAAAGATGCAGGCAGGATTAACGCCTTATTAGAAGATATAAAGGCATCTTTGAATAATATCTACCACGAACAACAACGGCGTGATAATTACGTTACTGCCGAAAAGGTGAAGAATGAATTTTTGGGGCATAGTGAGAAACATGAAACTATCCTTAACCTTTTCAAAAAGCACAATGACGATGTTAAGCAGTTGGTCGGCATATCTAAAACGATTGCCACCTACCGCAAATATGAAGTAACCCGCCGCCATCTTGCCGAGTTCATCCAAAGCAAATATAACCTATCGGATATTTCCATAAAGGAAATAAGCCCTATGCTTATAACAGATTTCGAGTTGTATTTACGCACTGCCTGTAAATGCGGCTACAACACGACTGCCAAATTCATGCAGTTTTTCAAACGTATCATTATTATAGCCCGAAATAACGGCATATTGGTAGGCGACCCATTCGCCAGCTATAAAATACGTTTGGAAAAAGTCGATAGAGGTTATTTGTCAGAGGACGAAATAAAAATCATTCTGAAAAAGAAGATGGTTTCCGAGCGATTGGAGCAGGTGCGTGATGTTTTTATCTTTTCCTGTTTCACAGGTTTGGCATACATTGATGTTTCCAACTTGAAACAAGACAATATCCGCAAATCCTTTGACGGTAAACTATGGATAATTACCAAACGGCAAAAGACCAACACAGACGTAAATGTTCCTTTGCTGGACATTCCCAAAATGATATTGAAGAAGTATAAAGACAAGCTGCCTGATGGTAAGATACTTCCTATAATCAGCAACCAAAAACTTAACGCCTATTTGAAAGAAATAGCGGACGTTTGCGGGATAAAAAAGAACTTGACTTTTCACCTTGCAAGGCATACTTTCGCAACGACAACTACGCTTGCAAAGGGTGTACCCATCGAAACCGTTTCTAAAATGCTGGGACATACCAACATAGAAACAACACAGATATACGCCCGCATTACCAATAGCAAAATAGGTAACGATATGCAGGGACTTGACAAGAAATTTGTCGGTATTGAGAAGATTTATAAAGAAGCCTTGTAA
- a CDS encoding endonuclease MutS2, whose amino-acid sequence MIYPQNFEYKIGFDQIRQLLSEKCLSTLGAERVTDMAFSDHFEEVEERLNLVTEFVRIIQEEDNFPAQYFFDVRPSLKRIRVEGMYLDEQELFDLRRSLETIRDIVRFLEKEDMEEEDSPYPCLRNLAKDILAFPQLIQKINNILSPYGKIKDNASSELARIRRELTNTMNSISRSLNGILRNAQSEGVVDKDVTPTMRDGRLVIPVAPGLKRKIKGIVHDESASGKTVFIEPAEVVEANNRIRELEGDERREIIRILVEFSNLLRPSIPEVLQSYEFLAEIDFIRAKSLFALQISGIKPALENTRLLDWTMAVHPLLQLSLSKHGKKVVPLDIELTEKQRILIISGPNAGGKSVCLKTVGLLQYMLQCGMLIPMHERSHAGIFSSIFIDIGDEQSIEDDLSTYSSHLTNMKIMMKNCNERSLILIDEFGGGTEPQIGGAIAEAVLKRFNQKLTFGVITTHYQNLKHFAEDHEGVVNGAMLYDRHLMQALFQLQIGNPGSSFAVEIARKIGLPEDVIADASEIVGSEYINADKYLQDIVRDKRYWEGKRQTIRQREKHMEDTIARYQAEMEDLQKSRKEIIKKAKEEAEQLVQEANARIENTIRTIKEAQAEKEKTRQARQELTEFRQSMEALASKEQEEKIARKMQKLQEKQNRKKEKKTKDTDNGLSAQEQAAQKAKQEAERLASIVPGAMVKIKGQNSVGEVLEVNGKNAVIAFGSIKSTIKVERLERTNTVPQKVDSSTKSTFVSNQTQDSMYEKKLNFKQDIDVRGMRGDEALQAVTYFIDDAILVGMSRVRILHGTGTGILRTLIRQYLQTVPGIRHFADEHVQFGGAGITVVDL is encoded by the coding sequence ATGATATACCCGCAGAACTTTGAATATAAAATAGGTTTCGACCAAATACGCCAGTTACTAAGTGAAAAATGCCTTAGTACGTTAGGCGCCGAACGAGTTACCGATATGGCATTCTCCGATCACTTTGAGGAAGTGGAGGAGCGCCTGAACCTCGTGACTGAATTCGTACGCATCATACAGGAAGAGGACAACTTCCCCGCACAGTATTTTTTCGACGTTCGTCCATCCCTCAAACGGATACGCGTGGAAGGAATGTATCTGGACGAACAGGAACTTTTCGACTTACGCCGTTCGCTGGAAACGATACGGGACATCGTACGCTTTCTGGAAAAAGAAGATATGGAGGAGGAAGATTCCCCCTACCCTTGCCTTCGGAATCTCGCCAAAGATATCCTGGCATTCCCGCAATTGATCCAGAAGATAAATAATATACTTTCACCTTACGGAAAGATAAAAGACAATGCTTCATCCGAACTGGCACGTATCCGCCGGGAATTGACAAACACCATGAACAGTATTTCCCGTTCATTGAATGGTATTCTGCGCAACGCCCAATCCGAAGGTGTGGTAGACAAAGATGTTACTCCTACTATGCGTGACGGACGTCTGGTAATTCCGGTTGCTCCGGGATTGAAACGGAAGATAAAAGGTATCGTGCATGATGAATCGGCAAGTGGAAAAACCGTGTTCATAGAACCTGCCGAGGTAGTGGAAGCCAACAACCGTATCCGTGAACTGGAAGGAGATGAGCGTAGAGAGATTATCCGTATTCTGGTGGAATTCTCCAATCTGCTGCGTCCTTCTATTCCCGAGGTATTGCAGTCTTACGAATTCCTTGCCGAGATAGACTTTATCCGTGCCAAGAGCTTGTTTGCCCTGCAAATATCCGGTATAAAACCCGCACTTGAGAATACGCGCTTACTGGATTGGACCATGGCAGTCCATCCGTTACTGCAACTCTCCCTCTCCAAACATGGAAAGAAGGTAGTTCCCCTCGATATAGAACTAACCGAGAAACAGCGCATATTGATTATATCCGGTCCAAACGCCGGTGGTAAGTCCGTTTGTCTTAAAACAGTAGGATTATTGCAGTATATGCTACAATGTGGTATGCTCATTCCCATGCATGAACGCAGCCATGCGGGTATTTTCAGCAGCATATTCATTGACATCGGTGACGAGCAATCCATTGAAGATGATTTGAGTACCTATTCTTCTCATCTTACCAATATGAAGATAATGATGAAGAACTGCAATGAACGCAGCCTCATCCTGATCGATGAATTCGGCGGCGGAACAGAACCGCAAATCGGTGGTGCCATAGCCGAAGCCGTACTGAAACGTTTCAACCAAAAGTTAACTTTCGGTGTTATTACTACACACTACCAGAATCTGAAGCACTTTGCCGAAGACCATGAAGGGGTAGTAAATGGAGCCATGCTATATGACCGCCACCTGATGCAGGCATTATTCCAACTTCAGATCGGTAATCCCGGAAGTTCGTTTGCCGTAGAAATAGCCAGGAAGATCGGTCTTCCGGAAGATGTTATTGCCGACGCATCCGAAATTGTCGGCAGTGAATATATCAATGCTGATAAATACCTGCAAGACATTGTACGCGACAAGCGATATTGGGAAGGCAAACGCCAGACCATCCGCCAACGCGAGAAACATATGGAAGACACCATCGCCCGTTATCAGGCAGAAATGGAGGACTTACAAAAATCTCGCAAGGAGATTATTAAAAAAGCCAAGGAAGAAGCAGAACAACTGGTACAAGAGGCCAATGCCCGAATTGAGAATACCATCCGTACCATTAAGGAAGCACAGGCTGAAAAAGAAAAGACTCGCCAGGCACGCCAGGAGTTGACGGAATTCCGTCAATCGATGGAAGCTCTTGCCTCTAAAGAACAGGAGGAGAAAATAGCCCGTAAAATGCAGAAATTGCAGGAAAAGCAGAATCGTAAGAAAGAAAAGAAAACAAAAGATACTGATAACGGATTATCAGCGCAGGAGCAGGCTGCGCAAAAAGCCAAACAGGAAGCAGAGCGCCTGGCAAGCATTGTACCGGGAGCGATGGTGAAGATAAAAGGACAGAATTCAGTAGGCGAAGTTCTGGAAGTAAATGGCAAAAATGCCGTTATAGCATTCGGCAGTATAAAGTCTACCATTAAAGTGGAACGTCTGGAGCGTACAAACACTGTTCCGCAAAAGGTAGACAGTTCTACCAAAAGCACATTCGTCAGCAACCAGACGCAGGACAGTATGTACGAAAAGAAACTGAACTTCAAACAAGACATCGACGTACGCGGTATGCGGGGTGATGAAGCTTTGCAGGCAGTGACCTACTTTATTGACGATGCCATCCTCGTTGGGATGTCCCGCGTACGCATTCTTCACGGAACAGGCACGGGCATTTTGCGTACACTTATCCGCCAGTACCTGCAAACAGTTCCCGGTATCAGACACTTTGCCGATGAGCATGTGCAATTCGGCGGTGCAGGAATTACAGTTGTTGACCTATAA
- a CDS encoding antirestriction protein ArdA translates to MEAVTLSEARVYVGTYNKYNSGSLFGKWLDLSDYSDKDEFMEACRELHKDDQDPEFMFQDYENIPEALISESWLSDKFFELRDAIEKLSETEQEAFFVWCDHHNSDISEEDADDLISSFEDEYQGEYEDEEDYAYEYVEQCYDLPEFAKTYFDYSAFARDLFMTDYWMDNGFVFRCA, encoded by the coding sequence ATGGAAGCAGTAACATTATCAGAAGCAAGAGTTTATGTAGGTACTTACAACAAGTATAACAGTGGTTCACTTTTCGGCAAGTGGTTAGACCTTTCCGATTATTCGGACAAGGACGAATTTATGGAAGCGTGCCGGGAACTGCACAAGGACGACCAAGACCCGGAATTTATGTTTCAGGATTACGAGAATATCCCGGAAGCCCTGATTTCCGAAAGTTGGCTATCAGACAAGTTTTTTGAGCTTCGGGATGCCATCGAAAAACTAAGCGAAACCGAGCAGGAAGCGTTTTTCGTGTGGTGCGACCACCACAACAGCGATATAAGCGAAGAAGATGCGGACGACCTTATTTCTTCTTTTGAGGACGAATATCAGGGAGAATATGAAGATGAAGAAGATTATGCCTATGAATATGTGGAACAATGTTACGACCTACCGGAGTTCGCAAAAACCTACTTTGATTATTCGGCTTTTGCCCGTGACCTGTTTATGACTGATTACTGGATGGATAACGGTTTTGTTTTCCGTTGCGCCTGA
- a CDS encoding L-serine ammonia-lyase gives MKSIKELYRIGTGPSSSHTMGPRKAAELFLEKHPEASSFKVTLYGSLAATGKGHMTNIAITDTLQPAAPVEIIWEPKIFLPFHPNGMKFVSVDATGNETDSWTVFSVGGGALAEENDGASSVNTPDIYSMNHMTEILQWCEKTGKSYWEYVKECEEEDIWDYLQEVWKTMQAAVRRGLEQEGVLPGPLNLRRKASTYYIRASGYKQSLQSRGLVFAYALAVSEENASGGTIVTAPTCGSCGVMPAVLYHLAKSRDFSDIRILRALATAGLVGNIVKTNASISGAEVGCQGEVGVACAMASAAANQLFGGSPAQIEYAAEMGLEHHLGMTCDPVCGLVQIPCIERNAYAAARALDANLYSSFTDGMHRVSFDKVVEVMKETGNDLPSLYKETSEGGLAKDYRPM, from the coding sequence ATGAAATCAATCAAAGAACTCTACCGTATCGGTACAGGGCCATCAAGCAGCCATACAATGGGCCCTCGCAAAGCTGCCGAGCTATTTCTGGAAAAACATCCGGAAGCCTCCTCATTTAAAGTTACTTTATACGGTAGTCTTGCCGCCACCGGTAAAGGGCATATGACCAATATAGCCATTACCGACACTCTGCAACCCGCCGCTCCGGTAGAAATCATCTGGGAACCGAAAATATTCCTCCCTTTTCATCCCAACGGGATGAAGTTCGTTTCTGTAGATGCAACAGGCAATGAAACAGATTCATGGACAGTATTCAGCGTGGGCGGTGGTGCTTTAGCCGAAGAAAACGATGGTGCATCTTCCGTCAACACTCCTGATATCTACTCTATGAACCACATGACTGAGATTCTGCAATGGTGCGAAAAAACCGGAAAAAGTTATTGGGAATACGTCAAGGAATGTGAGGAAGAAGATATCTGGGATTACTTGCAAGAAGTTTGGAAAACCATGCAAGCAGCCGTTCGCCGCGGACTGGAACAGGAAGGTGTATTGCCCGGTCCATTGAACCTGCGTCGCAAAGCCTCTACTTATTATATACGCGCCAGCGGATACAAACAATCCCTGCAATCCCGCGGACTGGTATTTGCCTATGCCCTTGCCGTAAGTGAAGAGAACGCTTCAGGCGGAACCATAGTTACTGCACCTACCTGCGGTTCCTGCGGTGTGATGCCGGCAGTGTTATATCATTTGGCAAAGAGCCGCGATTTCAGCGATATCCGCATCCTCCGCGCACTTGCCACAGCCGGTCTTGTAGGAAACATTGTAAAGACAAACGCATCCATCTCGGGAGCGGAAGTTGGATGTCAGGGAGAAGTGGGTGTAGCTTGTGCTATGGCCTCAGCCGCTGCCAATCAATTATTCGGTGGCAGTCCGGCTCAAATAGAATATGCAGCTGAAATGGGATTAGAGCATCATCTGGGAATGACCTGTGACCCGGTATGCGGATTAGTACAGATTCCCTGTATCGAACGAAATGCATACGCCGCCGCCCGTGCACTGGATGCCAACCTTTATTCCTCATTCACCGATGGAATGCACCGTGTATCTTTCGATAAGGTTGTAGAAGTAATGAAAGAAACCGGAAACGACCTGCCTTCACTCTATAAAGAAACCAGCGAAGGGGGATTGGCAAAAGATTATCGACCGATGTGA
- a CDS encoding response regulator transcription factor, with product MKILIVEDEPDLRETIRISLVKEHFVVETAADYFSALDKVNDYDYDCILLDIMLPGGSGLDLLRELKHLHRSDSVLIISAKDSLDDKVEGLELGADDYLTKPFHLAELNARVKSVIRRRQAKGDVSITMGNLLLYPDKRQVEVGGVPLQLNRKEFDLLYYFIVNPDRVINKMSLAESVWGDNIDQVDSLDFIYSQVKNLRRKLKQAGATVELKAVYGFGYKLSEV from the coding sequence ATGAAAATCCTGATTGTAGAAGATGAACCGGATTTGCGGGAAACGATCCGCATTTCCCTTGTAAAAGAGCATTTCGTAGTGGAAACTGCTGCCGATTATTTTTCGGCACTGGATAAAGTGAATGACTACGATTATGACTGTATCCTGCTGGACATTATGTTGCCCGGTGGAAGCGGTCTGGATTTGTTGCGTGAACTCAAACACCTGCATCGTAGTGACAGTGTGTTGATTATTTCTGCCAAGGATTCTTTGGATGATAAGGTCGAAGGGCTGGAACTGGGCGCCGATGACTATCTTACGAAGCCTTTTCATTTGGCCGAACTCAATGCGCGGGTGAAGTCTGTTATTCGCCGCCGGCAAGCAAAGGGTGATGTTTCCATTACAATGGGAAATCTGTTGCTGTATCCTGACAAGCGTCAGGTAGAAGTAGGAGGAGTGCCTTTGCAACTGAACCGGAAAGAATTCGATCTGCTTTATTATTTTATAGTCAATCCTGATCGCGTTATTAATAAAATGAGTCTTGCGGAGTCTGTGTGGGGAGATAATATCGACCAGGTAGATTCATTGGATTTCATTTACTCACAAGTGAAAAATCTTCGTCGTAAACTGAAACAGGCTGGAGCTACCGTGGAACTGAAGGCGGTATATGGTTTTGGCTATAAACTCTCTGAAGTATGA
- a CDS encoding RadC family protein, with amino-acid sequence MKTTEFTMPEITISYKDNVKASERIKILSSETSYSYLKPFYSECMEHHEESYVMFLNRANKALGVSFISKGGMAETVMDVKIILQTALKVHASGIILSHNHPSGNLRPSEPDKQITSKIKEACKVLDLHLLDHIILTEESYYSFADEGLL; translated from the coding sequence ATGAAAACAACAGAATTTACCATGCCGGAAATCACTATCTCTTATAAAGACAATGTAAAAGCATCCGAAAGAATAAAAATACTCTCTTCTGAAACTTCTTATTCTTACTTAAAACCTTTCTATTCTGAATGTATGGAACACCACGAAGAAAGTTATGTAATGTTCCTCAATCGGGCAAATAAGGCTTTAGGTGTTTCCTTTATCTCTAAAGGTGGTATGGCTGAAACAGTAATGGATGTGAAAATTATCCTGCAAACTGCCTTAAAAGTCCATGCTTCGGGCATAATCCTCTCACATAACCACCCATCGGGCAATCTACGTCCGAGCGAACCGGACAAGCAAATCACCTCAAAAATTAAAGAAGCCTGCAAGGTCTTGGATTTACACCTGTTAGACCATATCATCCTGACAGAAGAAAGCTATTACAGTTTTGCAGACGAGGGGCTTTTATAA
- a CDS encoding sensor histidine kinase has product MKLLHYTYRKLSLLLLLLMAVWGVLFYYAIIDEVMDETDDTLENYSEILINNALMDPSILDTEGTLMSFYKFRPISEEEAEDYDEEFYDSTVYIESEDEDEPVRVLKTAFRMPDGQFYELELMISILERDDMVEAILWYLGALFLLFLICTSIGTRLILQSVFRPLHRLLNWLQQIQPGKELPVLDNPTKIREFQQLGDAAVDMGNRSYKAYEEQKQFIENASHELQTPLAIVRGKIELLAENESMTEEQLKELDEIYTTLGRAVRLNKSLLLLSRIENGQYTETEDVSVDEVLDELLPDLMDIYEGKKIHLVRTKEAEPFVIRCNLSLAQILVSNLVKNSLVHNREGGELYIATTPSSLTIMNSGEHPLDGEKLFRRFYRSIDGKKDSTGLGLAIARSIALSASLSLTYKWQEGMHLFLLVKESQKKS; this is encoded by the coding sequence ATGAAATTGCTTCATTATACCTACCGGAAACTCTCGTTGCTACTATTGCTGTTGATGGCGGTATGGGGTGTATTGTTTTATTATGCCATTATTGACGAAGTGATGGATGAAACGGATGATACGCTTGAGAATTATAGTGAGATATTAATCAATAATGCCTTGATGGACCCGTCTATTCTTGATACGGAGGGGACATTGATGTCTTTCTACAAATTCCGGCCTATATCCGAAGAAGAAGCTGAGGACTATGATGAAGAGTTTTATGACTCTACTGTCTATATAGAAAGCGAAGATGAAGATGAACCGGTGAGGGTACTAAAGACTGCTTTCCGTATGCCGGACGGGCAGTTTTATGAGCTGGAACTGATGATTTCCATCTTGGAGCGCGATGATATGGTGGAGGCTATCCTATGGTATTTGGGCGCGCTGTTTCTGCTGTTTTTAATTTGCACATCCATTGGGACACGACTGATACTGCAAAGTGTATTCCGCCCGTTGCATCGCCTGCTGAACTGGCTGCAACAAATTCAGCCGGGCAAGGAGCTTCCGGTGTTGGACAACCCGACGAAGATACGGGAATTTCAGCAGTTGGGTGATGCGGCTGTGGATATGGGAAACCGTAGTTATAAGGCGTATGAGGAACAGAAGCAGTTTATAGAAAATGCTTCGCATGAGTTGCAGACGCCGCTTGCCATTGTTCGTGGCAAGATAGAGTTGCTTGCGGAGAATGAGTCGATGACGGAAGAACAGTTGAAAGAACTGGATGAAATATATACTACATTGGGCAGAGCTGTCAGACTGAATAAATCTTTGTTGCTGCTTTCCCGTATTGAAAACGGACAATATACCGAAACGGAAGATGTTTCTGTAGATGAAGTCTTGGATGAACTATTGCCTGATTTGATGGATATATATGAGGGCAAGAAAATACATCTGGTACGTACGAAAGAGGCGGAACCTTTCGTGATTCGCTGCAACCTTTCACTGGCACAGATCTTGGTTTCTAATTTGGTGAAAAACTCTTTGGTGCATAATCGTGAAGGCGGTGAACTGTATATAGCGACTACGCCTTCTTCTCTTACTATCATGAACAGTGGTGAACATCCGTTGGATGGAGAAAAGTTGTTCCGGCGTTTCTATCGCAGTATTGACGGGAAGAAGGATTCTACCGGTTTGGGGCTTGCCATTGCCCGTTCCATTGCTTTGTCCGCCTCTCTCAGTCTGACTTATAAGTGGCAGGAAGGAATGCATCTGTTCTTGCTTGTTAAAGAATCTCAAAAGAAAAGCTAA
- a CDS encoding PepSY-like domain-containing protein codes for MMKTRFLMLAMMMCMTALTFSACSDDDDDDKSIDVPEAVTQALKQKYPSATDVDWKQKSSYFVADCWLDGKDSDIWFDANGNWWMTESEIYWNDVPGVVQTAFNNSEYANWVQDDYYFLLYPLQPMQYVIEVKQGNQKYQLFYSEDGGLMNTVNVTGKDDTIYPPEE; via the coding sequence ATGATGAAAACAAGATTCTTGATGTTAGCGATGATGATGTGCATGACCGCATTGACATTCAGTGCATGCAGTGATGATGATGACGATGATAAGAGTATTGATGTGCCGGAGGCTGTAACACAGGCTTTGAAACAGAAATATCCAAGTGCTACGGACGTAGACTGGAAGCAGAAAAGCTCATATTTTGTAGCCGATTGCTGGCTGGACGGGAAAGATTCCGATATATGGTTTGATGCCAATGGAAACTGGTGGATGACAGAATCGGAAATATACTGGAATGATGTTCCCGGAGTTGTCCAGACTGCATTTAATAATAGCGAATATGCAAACTGGGTACAAGATGATTATTATTTCTTGCTGTATCCGTTGCAACCCATGCAATATGTGATTGAAGTGAAGCAGGGGAATCAGAAGTATCAGTTATTCTATTCGGAAGATGGAGGGCTGATGAATACTGTGAATGTAACGGGAAAGGATGATACGATTTATCCACCGGAAGAGTGA
- a CDS encoding DUF3873 domain-containing protein, whose translation METLNKNGVSITQTPGEEKYVKCCLGAFRGQIYYQYDYRHTDGELFSTLAKTLDKCRKRRDEWLKI comes from the coding sequence ATGGAAACTTTAAACAAAAACGGGGTAAGCATTACCCAAACGCCGGGAGAGGAAAAATATGTAAAATGCTGTTTAGGCGCATTTAGGGGTCAAATCTATTATCAATATGATTACCGCCATACAGACGGCGAACTGTTCAGCACCCTTGCCAAAACACTTGACAAGTGCCGCAAACGGCGGGATGAATGGTTGAAAATTTAA
- a CDS encoding PepSY-like domain-containing protein: MKKILSILVLAIVAVQFAFAGDVITKDVKELPLTARNFINQYFSKPQISYIKIDSEFLSKKYEVTLTDRTEIDFDKKGNWTEVDCKKNAVPAALIPASVKDYVKANFPNEIITKIERKSTGIEVELANDFSLKFNKKGQFVSLDD, from the coding sequence ATGAAGAAGATTTTATCTATTCTCGTATTGGCTATCGTAGCCGTTCAGTTCGCTTTTGCCGGTGATGTGATTACCAAAGACGTAAAGGAACTTCCATTGACTGCGCGTAACTTTATCAATCAGTATTTCAGTAAACCGCAGATTTCATACATCAAGATAGACAGTGAGTTCCTGTCCAAGAAGTATGAAGTGACACTGACTGATCGCACGGAGATTGACTTCGACAAGAAAGGTAATTGGACGGAAGTAGACTGTAAAAAGAATGCTGTGCCTGCCGCCCTTATCCCAGCTTCTGTAAAAGATTACGTAAAGGCTAATTTCCCTAATGAAATTATCACTAAGATAGAGCGTAAAAGTACGGGGATTGAGGTGGAACTTGCCAATGATTTCTCTTTGAAATTCAATAAGAAAGGACAGTTTGTCAGTTTGGATGACTAA